One window of the Archangium primigenium genome contains the following:
- a CDS encoding sigma 54-interacting transcriptional regulator gives MPPSGKEAGASGEPLAPQDVSVTRPYTHQTHAPEGPAVRRFVLTVVEGPSPGAVWDSVSDACSIGSHPSNDFNLDDATVSRFHCEIRVGPRGARVKDLDSTNGVILDGVQVAEGYLRGGSLLRLGRAVVRFDYTPDNNRLPVSELTRFGSLVGESVPMRMCFALLERAAGRDVTVLLEGETGTGKSQAAQAIHQASARRDKPFLTVDCGAIPAELLESELFGHEKGAFTGAAARRIGAFEEAHGGTLFLDEIGELPAELQPKLLRVLEAREIRRVGTNTYVPVDVRIIAATNRDLRAEVNAGRFRSDLFFRLAVLRIPLPPIRQRPEDLSLLVEQTLLGLGADPERTQALRSPGFISKLEQAAWPGNVRELRNYLERCLVFEDAVALSDVAPQGGRFEVDAKVPYAESRRLALDDFERRYLRALLALHQGKVSQAASSADMDRVYLYRLLRRHGIK, from the coding sequence ATGCCTCCTTCCGGGAAGGAGGCCGGCGCGTCCGGCGAGCCGCTCGCGCCCCAGGACGTGAGCGTGACGCGGCCCTATACCCACCAGACCCACGCGCCCGAGGGCCCCGCCGTGCGGCGCTTCGTGCTCACCGTGGTGGAGGGCCCCTCGCCCGGTGCGGTGTGGGACTCGGTCTCGGATGCGTGCTCCATCGGTTCGCACCCGAGCAACGACTTCAACCTGGATGACGCCACGGTGTCGCGCTTCCACTGCGAAATCCGCGTGGGGCCCCGGGGCGCGCGGGTGAAGGACCTGGACAGCACCAACGGCGTCATCCTGGACGGGGTGCAGGTGGCCGAGGGCTACCTGAGGGGCGGCAGCCTCCTGCGCCTGGGCCGGGCGGTGGTGCGCTTCGACTACACGCCGGACAACAACCGGCTGCCGGTGTCGGAGCTCACGCGCTTCGGCTCGCTCGTGGGCGAGTCGGTGCCCATGCGCATGTGCTTCGCGCTGCTCGAGCGCGCGGCGGGCCGGGACGTGACGGTGCTCTTGGAGGGCGAGACGGGCACGGGCAAGAGCCAGGCGGCGCAGGCCATCCACCAGGCGAGCGCGCGCCGGGACAAGCCCTTCCTCACCGTGGACTGCGGCGCCATTCCCGCGGAGCTCCTGGAGAGCGAGCTGTTCGGCCACGAGAAGGGGGCCTTCACGGGCGCGGCGGCCCGGCGCATCGGCGCCTTCGAGGAGGCGCACGGCGGCACGCTCTTCCTGGACGAGATTGGCGAGCTGCCCGCGGAGCTGCAGCCCAAGCTCTTGCGCGTGCTGGAGGCGCGGGAGATCCGCCGCGTGGGCACCAACACCTACGTGCCCGTGGACGTGCGCATCATCGCCGCGACCAACCGGGACCTGCGCGCGGAGGTGAACGCGGGCCGCTTCCGCTCGGACCTCTTCTTCCGGCTCGCGGTCCTGCGCATCCCCCTGCCGCCCATCCGCCAGCGGCCCGAGGACCTGTCCCTGCTCGTGGAGCAGACGCTGCTCGGGCTGGGCGCGGATCCCGAGCGGACCCAGGCGCTGCGCTCGCCGGGCTTCATCTCCAAGCTGGAGCAGGCGGCGTGGCCGGGCAACGTGCGCGAGCTGCGCAACTACCTCGAGCGCTGCCTGGTGTTCGAGGACGCGGTGGCGCTCTCGGACGTGGCGCCCCAGGGGGGCCGCTTCGAGGTGGACGCCAAGGTGCCCTACGCCGAGTCGCGGCGGCTGGCGCTGGACGACTTCGAGCGGCGCTACCTGCGCGCGCTGCTCGCGCTGCACCAGGGCAAGGTGTCCCAGGCGGCGAGCAGCGCGGACATGGACCGCGTCTACCTCTACCGCCTGCTGCGCCGCCACGGCATCAAGTGA
- a CDS encoding TerB family tellurite resistance protein yields the protein MTSPTDERFYIELLKLLLQVAWSDDELDPREAHALIGAARRWSVPPHELQRLERCLELGEPLPVPNLGLLRQSPEEVLSTVRTLIATDSQVHFAEEEMLGQVREMLGLPPA from the coding sequence ATGACCTCACCCACCGACGAACGCTTCTACATCGAACTGCTCAAGCTGCTGCTCCAGGTCGCCTGGAGCGACGACGAGCTCGACCCGCGCGAGGCCCACGCCTTGATTGGCGCCGCGCGCCGCTGGAGCGTGCCCCCGCACGAGCTGCAGCGGCTCGAGCGGTGCCTGGAGCTGGGCGAGCCCCTGCCCGTGCCCAACCTGGGCCTCTTGCGCCAGTCTCCGGAGGAAGTGCTGTCCACGGTGCGCACGCTCATCGCCACCGACAGCCAGGTGCACTTCGCCGAGGAGGAGATGCTCGGCCAGGTGCGCGAGATGCTGGGCCTGCCGCCCGCCTGA
- a CDS encoding dienelactone hydrolase family protein, with protein MRPRSRARRWWLGGVGALLLAVGLAGAWIRPGLSFVARAAGFQDGLAGRLARWDRGPVTLSDLDVPSRHGPLRARLHRPARPGGRTVLLVPGVHAEGVDEPRLNRLAGDLAAQGLTVLTLELPDLLRYQLTPRAPDMIEDAVRWAAGQPALAPDGRVGLMGISFSGGLSLVAAGRPALAGALAFTVSLGGHGDLARVLAFLCTGVQADGQARRPHDYGVVILLLNLADQLVPPAQVEPLREGIRTFLRASHLAMHDPRRAEETFAEARRQRERLPEPAGTLLGHVNARDVAALGPVLAPHVKDFAGARALSPEGAAPPTHRVFLLHGAEDTVVPALEAERLARALEPRTRVWLLRSPLIGHAELGAVADPWEVLRLAAFWAAVLDA; from the coding sequence ATGCGTCCTCGTTCACGCGCGCGGCGGTGGTGGCTCGGAGGCGTGGGCGCGCTGCTGCTCGCGGTGGGCCTGGCCGGCGCCTGGATCCGGCCGGGGTTGTCGTTCGTGGCGCGCGCGGCGGGCTTCCAGGACGGGCTCGCCGGGCGCCTGGCGCGGTGGGACCGCGGGCCCGTCACCCTCTCGGATTTGGACGTCCCCTCGCGGCATGGCCCCCTGCGCGCCCGGCTCCACCGGCCCGCGCGACCGGGGGGCCGCACCGTCCTCCTGGTGCCCGGGGTTCACGCCGAGGGCGTCGACGAGCCCCGCCTGAACCGGCTCGCCGGAGACCTGGCCGCCCAGGGGCTCACGGTGCTCACGCTCGAGCTGCCGGACCTCTTGCGCTACCAACTCACGCCCCGCGCGCCGGACATGATCGAGGACGCGGTGCGCTGGGCCGCCGGCCAGCCCGCGCTCGCGCCGGACGGGCGGGTGGGGCTCATGGGCATCAGCTTCTCCGGAGGCCTGTCGCTCGTGGCCGCGGGGCGGCCCGCGCTCGCGGGCGCGCTCGCCTTCACCGTGTCGCTGGGCGGTCATGGGGACCTCGCGCGGGTGCTCGCCTTCCTGTGCACGGGCGTCCAGGCGGATGGCCAGGCGCGCCGACCCCATGACTACGGCGTCGTCATCCTGCTGCTCAACCTGGCCGATCAGCTCGTGCCGCCCGCGCAGGTGGAGCCCCTGCGCGAGGGCATCCGCACGTTCCTGCGCGCCTCGCACCTGGCGATGCATGACCCGCGGCGCGCGGAGGAGACCTTCGCCGAGGCGCGGCGTCAGCGCGAGCGCCTGCCGGAGCCCGCGGGCACGCTCCTGGGCCATGTGAACGCGCGGGACGTGGCCGCGCTCGGGCCGGTGCTCGCGCCCCACGTGAAGGACTTCGCCGGGGCGCGGGCGCTCTCGCCCGAGGGCGCCGCGCCGCCCACGCACCGGGTGTTCCTGCTGCATGGCGCGGAGGACACCGTGGTGCCCGCCCTCGAGGCCGAGCGCCTGGCGCGCGCGCTCGAGCCCCGGACCCGGGTGTGGCTGTTGCGCTCGCCGCTCATCGGCCACGCGGAGCTGGGGGCCGTGGCGGACCCCTGGGAGGTGCTCCGGCTCGCGGCGTTCTGGGCGGCGGTGCTCGACGCCTGA
- a CDS encoding DUF4476 domain-containing protein — translation MKSLLAALVLLAALSASAQTTPSMAPPSGEPTGASPPGAASFRGGGSDRGGGSDRGGGSDRDDDRWGNGNGNGSRATPVVVEREEMEQRMARMEALLAEALERGRRWEGRDRLNAAYQELSALRRVVQSAPDARSYYPPQPPPRPTPAPPPPPMYTPIADGALRRITDAVSRESMSDNKMRVLEQAMGGHSFLVSQVQQILPLFSFSADRLNAVRLLWPRVLDRQNGYQLNSSFSFSKDKQELQRILSN, via the coding sequence ATGAAATCGCTGCTCGCCGCCCTGGTGTTGCTCGCCGCCCTGTCCGCCTCCGCTCAAACCACGCCGTCCATGGCGCCGCCCTCGGGTGAGCCCACTGGAGCGTCGCCTCCGGGCGCCGCGTCCTTCCGCGGGGGCGGCTCGGACCGCGGGGGCGGCTCGGATCGCGGGGGCGGCTCGGATCGCGATGACGACCGGTGGGGCAACGGCAATGGCAACGGCTCGCGCGCCACGCCCGTGGTGGTCGAGCGCGAGGAGATGGAGCAGCGCATGGCCCGCATGGAGGCGTTGCTGGCCGAGGCCCTGGAGCGCGGCCGCCGGTGGGAAGGCCGGGACCGGCTCAACGCGGCCTACCAGGAGCTGAGCGCCCTGCGGCGGGTGGTCCAGTCCGCGCCCGACGCGCGCTCGTACTACCCGCCCCAGCCGCCGCCGCGGCCCACGCCGGCCCCGCCCCCGCCCCCGATGTACACGCCCATCGCGGACGGCGCGCTGCGCCGCATCACGGACGCCGTGTCGCGCGAGTCCATGTCCGACAACAAGATGCGCGTGCTGGAGCAGGCGATGGGCGGCCACTCCTTCCTCGTGTCGCAGGTGCAGCAGATCCTCCCCCTGTTCTCCTTCTCCGCGGATCGGCTCAACGCGGTGCGGCTGCTCTGGCCGCGCGTGCTGGACCGGCAGAACGGCTACCAGCTCAACAGCTCCTTCTCCTTCTCCAAGGACAAGCAGGAGCTGCAGCGCATCCTCTCCAACTGA
- a CDS encoding cold-shock protein: MASGTVKWFNDAKGFGFIAQDGGEDVFCHHTAINMDGFRTLQEGQRVTFDVTKGPKGLQAQNVRAE, encoded by the coding sequence ATGGCATCTGGTACCGTGAAGTGGTTCAACGACGCGAAGGGCTTCGGGTTCATCGCGCAGGACGGTGGCGAGGACGTGTTCTGCCACCATACCGCCATCAACATGGACGGCTTCCGCACCCTCCAGGAGGGTCAGCGGGTCACGTTCGACGTGACGAAGGGCCCCAAGGGCCTGCAGGCCCAGAACGTGCGCGCGGAGTAG
- a CDS encoding ArsR/SmtB family transcription factor: MSPDRLSTTFAALADPTRRAILARLATGEATVNELAAPFDMSLPAVSKHLKVLEHAGLISRGRSAQWRPCRLEGESLKEVAHWLEHYRRFFDESLDRLGDYLQELEQPSKGTK, encoded by the coding sequence ATGAGCCCAGACCGTCTGAGCACCACCTTCGCCGCGCTGGCGGACCCCACGCGCCGGGCCATCCTCGCGCGGCTGGCCACGGGCGAGGCCACGGTGAACGAGCTCGCCGCGCCCTTCGACATGAGCCTGCCGGCCGTCTCCAAGCACCTCAAGGTGCTGGAGCACGCGGGGCTCATCTCGCGCGGCCGCTCCGCCCAGTGGCGCCCCTGCCGCCTGGAGGGCGAGTCCCTCAAGGAGGTGGCGCACTGGCTCGAGCACTACCGCCGCTTCTTCGACGAGAGCCTCGATCGGCTCGGCGACTACCTGCAGGAACTCGAGCAGCCCTCGAAAGGAACCAAGTGA
- a CDS encoding SRPBCC family protein: MIDMKRDVVSTTDREILLTRVYDAPRERVFELWTKPEHVDRWWGPRGYSTQTESMDARPGGTWKYLMTHAQHGTFDNLITYREVVRPERLVYDHGTFTEHKQFHVTVTFEAQGDKTRLTMHLVFPNPQVLVEARKYGADQGGQETLARLAELLATL, encoded by the coding sequence ATGATCGACATGAAGCGCGACGTGGTGAGCACCACCGACCGGGAAATCCTCCTCACGCGCGTGTACGACGCCCCGCGCGAGCGCGTGTTCGAGCTGTGGACGAAGCCCGAGCATGTCGATCGCTGGTGGGGGCCCCGGGGCTACTCCACCCAGACCGAGTCCATGGACGCGCGCCCCGGCGGCACCTGGAAGTACCTCATGACGCACGCCCAGCACGGCACCTTCGACAACCTCATCACCTACCGCGAGGTCGTCCGCCCCGAGCGCCTCGTCTACGACCACGGCACCTTCACCGAGCACAAGCAGTTCCACGTCACCGTGACGTTCGAGGCCCAGGGCGACAAGACGCGCCTCACCATGCACCTCGTGTTTCCCAACCCCCAGGTGCTCGTCGAGGCGCGCAAGTACGGCGCCGATCAGGGCGGTCAGGAGACGCTCGCGCGCCTCGCCGAGCTGCTCGCCACCCTGTAG
- a CDS encoding WbuC family cupin fold metalloprotein: MTAPHRRALDAPEGTLVVLSRAQVDAAAEAARASDRQRVIQPLHKSEAEPLQRMFNVIQPGSYVRPHRHVRPPLAESWVVLRGAVAFFTFEDDGRVRDCLRLEAGGERFGVDLGPGPYHGLVALEPDTVLFEAKQGPYAPANETTFAPFAPAEGSPEARVYLEALRAEFQRREASRG, encoded by the coding sequence ATGACCGCCCCCCACCGCCGTGCCCTGGATGCTCCCGAAGGAACCCTCGTCGTGCTCTCCCGCGCCCAGGTGGACGCGGCGGCGGAGGCGGCGAGGGCCAGTGACCGCCAGCGTGTCATCCAGCCCCTGCACAAGAGCGAGGCGGAGCCGCTGCAGCGCATGTTCAACGTCATCCAGCCGGGCAGCTACGTGCGGCCCCACCGGCACGTGCGGCCGCCGCTCGCCGAGTCGTGGGTGGTGCTGCGCGGGGCCGTGGCCTTCTTCACCTTCGAGGACGACGGGCGCGTGCGCGACTGCCTGCGGCTGGAGGCGGGCGGCGAGCGCTTCGGCGTGGACCTGGGGCCGGGGCCCTACCATGGCCTGGTGGCGCTCGAGCCGGACACGGTGCTCTTCGAGGCCAAGCAGGGCCCGTACGCGCCGGCCAACGAGACCACCTTCGCGCCGTTCGCGCCCGCGGAGGGCTCGCCCGAGGCGCGGGTGTACCTGGAGGCCCTGCGCGCGGAGTTCCAGCGGCGCGAGGCCTCGCGGGGGTGA
- a CDS encoding phosphoglycerate kinase, whose protein sequence is MSVIKMADLDLSGKRVFIRADLNVPVKDGRVTSDARIRATLPTLEAALKQGAKVMVTSHLGRPTEGEYNEEFSLKPVVDYLQEKLPGSRVRLVKDYLGGVEVAPGELVVLENVRFNKGEKKDSESLAQKYAALCDVFVMDAFGTAHRAEASTHGVGKFAPVACAGPLLVAELDALGKALKNPARPMVAVVGGSKVSTKMDVLNSLVKIADTVIVGGGIANTFVAIDNKVGKSLHEKDFVETARKLRDEYKIPVPTDARVGTEFSETAAATVKPVSQIQDNEEMMDMGDASAQRVAQLLKDAKTILWNGPVGVFEFPNFRKGTEVVARAIADSDAFSIAGGGDTLAAIDMFGIEDKISYISTGGGAFLEFVEGKTLPAVAMLEARARK, encoded by the coding sequence ATGAGCGTCATCAAGATGGCGGACCTGGATCTGTCGGGCAAGCGCGTGTTCATCCGCGCGGACTTGAATGTGCCGGTGAAGGACGGGCGCGTGACGTCGGACGCGCGCATCCGCGCCACGCTGCCCACCCTCGAGGCGGCGCTCAAGCAGGGCGCCAAGGTCATGGTCACCTCGCACCTGGGCCGCCCCACCGAGGGCGAGTACAACGAGGAGTTCTCGCTCAAGCCCGTGGTGGACTACCTCCAGGAGAAGCTGCCCGGCAGCCGGGTGCGCCTGGTGAAGGACTACCTCGGGGGCGTGGAGGTGGCGCCCGGCGAGCTCGTCGTCCTGGAGAACGTGCGCTTCAACAAGGGCGAGAAGAAGGACAGCGAGTCGCTCGCCCAGAAGTACGCCGCGCTCTGTGACGTCTTCGTGATGGACGCGTTCGGCACCGCGCACCGCGCCGAGGCCTCCACGCACGGCGTGGGCAAGTTCGCCCCCGTGGCCTGCGCGGGCCCGCTGCTCGTGGCGGAGCTGGACGCGCTGGGCAAGGCGCTCAAGAACCCCGCGCGCCCCATGGTCGCCGTGGTGGGCGGCTCCAAGGTGTCCACCAAGATGGACGTGCTCAACTCGCTGGTGAAGATCGCCGACACGGTCATCGTCGGCGGCGGCATCGCCAACACCTTCGTCGCCATCGACAACAAGGTGGGCAAGAGCCTGCACGAGAAGGACTTCGTCGAGACGGCCCGCAAGCTCCGGGATGAGTACAAGATTCCCGTCCCCACCGACGCGCGCGTGGGCACGGAGTTCTCCGAGACGGCCGCCGCCACGGTGAAGCCCGTGTCCCAGATCCAGGACAACGAGGAGATGATGGACATGGGGGATGCGTCCGCCCAGCGCGTGGCCCAGCTGCTCAAGGACGCCAAGACGATCCTCTGGAACGGCCCGGTGGGCGTGTTCGAGTTCCCCAACTTCCGCAAGGGCACGGAAGTCGTCGCCCGGGCCATCGCGGACAGCGACGCGTTCTCCATCGCGGGCGGTGGAGACACGCTGGCCGCCATCGACATGTTCGGCATCGAGGACAAGATCTCCTACATCTCCACGGGCGGCGGCGCCTTCCTGGAGTTCGTGGAGGGCAAGACCCTGCCCGCGGTGGCGATGTTGGAGGCGCGCGCGCGCAAGTAG
- a CDS encoding kelch repeat-containing protein, which yields MKGLPDCAPPSGWVATSGMVLAREGHTATNTWSATGRTTGSRMQHRAVALSDGQVLEVAGTRTPDAVSAERYDPGTGTWRAVPMNQSRGRPAVARLADGRVLVVGGTASGAYLSSAELYTP from the coding sequence GTGAAGGGGTTGCCGGACTGCGCCCCGCCCTCGGGCTGGGTCGCCACGAGCGGCATGGTCCTGGCGCGGGAAGGACACACGGCGACCAATACCTGGAGCGCCACGGGTCGCACGACGGGCTCCCGCATGCAGCACCGGGCCGTCGCGCTGTCCGATGGCCAGGTGCTCGAGGTGGCCGGCACCCGCACCCCGGACGCGGTCTCCGCCGAGCGGTACGACCCGGGCACTGGCACCTGGCGCGCGGTGCCCATGAACCAGTCGCGCGGCCGGCCCGCCGTGGCGCGGCTCGCCGACGGGCGGGTGCTCGTCGTGGGCGGCACGGCCTCGGGCGCGTACCTGTCCTCGGCCGAGCTCTACACGCCCTGA
- a CDS encoding macrolide family glycosyltransferase — protein sequence MARGVFCNVPFHGHTNATFPVVRELVDRGEEIIYLLTESFRGPVERAGARLLPYVSTVEADLKAGTVGFLPARMPVEGRAVLEQVVEAVRALRPDYLVYDPLCIWGFFLARILGVPAISFRPTMVVGPHSPAAAAFLQNASARAPEAFARAGQALAALAQEYGLPPVDLWTAMRHTEPLNLVCVPRGFQAGGDTFDERYVFVGPSIRARGDTGDFPLAHLEGGPVLYISLGTVFNNWPDFYRMCFAAFGGTSWRVVLATGHAVNVAELGEVPANFVVRPSVPQLEVLERTSVFVTHGGANSLMESFAYGVPVVVIPQMAEQPLNAVRVDELGLGVALQKEAVTVEVLRQAVARVAAEPGYREKVAGLRQEVLDSGGYLRAAEAILAFRPGA from the coding sequence ATGGCCCGAGGCGTCTTCTGCAACGTCCCCTTCCACGGTCACACCAACGCCACCTTCCCCGTGGTGCGCGAGCTGGTGGATCGGGGCGAGGAGATCATCTACCTGCTCACCGAGTCGTTCCGGGGCCCCGTGGAGCGGGCCGGGGCGCGGCTGTTGCCCTACGTGAGCACGGTGGAGGCGGACCTGAAGGCGGGCACGGTGGGCTTTCTGCCCGCGCGCATGCCGGTGGAGGGCCGGGCGGTGCTGGAGCAGGTGGTGGAGGCGGTGCGCGCGCTGCGCCCGGACTACCTCGTGTACGACCCGTTGTGCATCTGGGGCTTCTTCCTGGCGCGCATCCTGGGGGTGCCCGCCATCTCCTTCCGGCCCACCATGGTGGTGGGGCCGCACTCGCCCGCCGCGGCGGCGTTCCTCCAGAACGCGAGCGCGCGGGCGCCCGAGGCGTTCGCGCGGGCGGGACAGGCGCTGGCCGCGCTCGCCCAGGAGTATGGGCTGCCGCCGGTGGACCTGTGGACCGCGATGCGCCACACGGAGCCGCTCAACCTGGTGTGCGTGCCGCGCGGCTTCCAGGCCGGGGGCGACACCTTCGACGAGCGCTACGTGTTCGTGGGGCCGTCCATCCGCGCGCGCGGCGACACCGGGGACTTCCCGCTCGCGCACCTGGAGGGCGGGCCGGTGCTCTACATCTCGCTGGGCACCGTCTTCAACAACTGGCCGGACTTCTACCGGATGTGCTTCGCGGCGTTCGGCGGCACGTCCTGGCGCGTGGTGCTCGCCACCGGGCACGCGGTGAACGTGGCGGAGCTGGGCGAGGTGCCCGCGAACTTCGTGGTGCGCCCGTCGGTGCCCCAACTGGAGGTGCTCGAGCGCACGAGCGTGTTCGTCACCCACGGTGGGGCCAACAGCCTGATGGAGTCCTTCGCCTACGGGGTTCCGGTGGTGGTCATCCCGCAGATGGCCGAGCAGCCGCTCAACGCCGTCCGGGTGGACGAGCTGGGCCTGGGCGTGGCGCTGCAGAAGGAGGCCGTCACGGTGGAGGTGCTGCGCCAGGCGGTGGCGCGCGTGGCGGCCGAGCCCGGCTACCGCGAGAAGGTGGCGGGTCTGCGGCAGGAGGTGCTGGACTCGGGCGGCTACCTGCGCGCCGCCGAGGCCATCCTCGCGTTCCGCCCCGGCGCCTGA